A window of Planctomycetia bacterium genomic DNA:
TGGCTGGTTGAAATGCGTCGGCGTGCCGCTACGGCAATTGCTGCAATTGCTGGCGCGCTTTCGCGTCGCCCGGTTTTAGTTCGACGGCACGCTGCAAGTGCGTGCGGGCTTCGTCAAAACGGCGCTGATTGGCTAGCAACGTGCCGAGGATGGCGTGCGCCTCGAAGCTATTGGGGTCCGATTCCGCCGCCGCCGTAAAGGCCTCAATCGCGGCGGGTATTTCCTTCAGGTCCACTAAGCAATAGCCCAAGTTGTGGTGCGCCATCGTGAAGTCGGGCTTGAGCGCCGTGGCCTTGCGAAACCATTCGGCGGCGTCGGCGGGACGCTGTTGCATGTAAATTGCCACGCCCAAGCGAAACTGGGCTTCCACGGAGGTGGGCGCCAGTTCCACTGCCTTACGCAGCGTCTGCTCCGCTTCGGGCAACCTGCGACTTCGGATCAGCGATCGGCCGAGCAGTACGTGCGCCCAATCGGAGTCAGGGTACTTGCGGACGGCCTCCTGCAAGACTGGGACCGTACCTTCCACGTTGCCGGCGGCAAACAGTTTATCGGCGCGGACCAGCAATGTTTTGAGACCGACACGATGGGTTTGCGCTTCTTCGTAATAAGGATCAGGCCACAGCAATTCATGTGTGGTCGCAGCAATTCGCCGTCGCCGGTCCGATTCCGCTTTATCCCCTTG
This region includes:
- a CDS encoding tetratricopeptide repeat protein, whose amino-acid sequence is LASSVTLLDKAPQVDLTDVDAAVVQAIQFAQAAVQTDPNSAQAWGRLGMVLIAHEMDDAAQVAFAQAGACDPRDARWPYLQARAVTLGDAGARIAPLELAVTICGDQPDAPVLTLIESLIAVDRMQEAKSRLEAFLKAHPENARAQLSMSRCQLSRGDLARAAEHAHLAEDHPATTKAANELLAQILHRQGDKAESDRRRRIAATTHELLWPDPYYEEAQTHRVGLKTLLVRADKLFAAGNVEGTVPVLQEAVRKYPDSDWAHVLLGRSLIRSRRLPEAEQTLRKAVELAPTSVEAQFRLGVAIYMQQRPADAAEWFRKATALKPDFTMAHHNLGYCLVDLKEIPAAIEAFTAAAESDPNSFEAHAILGTLLANQRRFDEARTHLQRAVELKPGDAKARQQLQQLP